A stretch of the Acidobacteriota bacterium genome encodes the following:
- a CDS encoding Gfo/Idh/MocA family oxidoreductase, producing MRQLSRRAFTKTTLAASAGTALSAMRVRGANDRVNLGVIGCGDRATSVFNQFLKQPDINAVAVCDVFQPYLERAAKAANNQPKQHEDFRRVLEMKDVDAVLVGTPDHWHALPTILACAAGKDVYCEKPLSLTVYEGRKMVEAARKYNRVVQTGTQQRSWPHYQEAVKLIKEGGIGAVHKISAGYTRNAMPGFKPEEILGPSKECPKTLNWDMWLGPAPYAAYDPFRCHYHFRWFWDYSGGQMTNWGAHNLDIARWVLGAEGPTAVTAFGGRYEIKDGGQTPDVQEVLYNFPTAVVSWSGREVNRLRDEYLVFHGTKASLSIMRNGYQILPETWRKHEQPEVPAKDVKAVVKDATNLHVRNFLDCVKSRQRPVADVEEGHRTATLCHLGNIATRLGRSLQWDAATEQFVGDKEANGMLARPYRQPWKLEQV from the coding sequence GCACGGCCTTGAGCGCCATGCGCGTGCGCGGGGCGAATGATCGCGTCAACCTGGGCGTGATCGGTTGCGGCGACCGCGCGACATCCGTCTTTAATCAATTCCTGAAACAGCCCGACATCAATGCCGTGGCGGTGTGCGATGTGTTTCAGCCTTACCTGGAACGCGCGGCCAAAGCGGCAAACAACCAACCCAAACAGCACGAAGATTTTCGCCGGGTGCTGGAAATGAAAGACGTGGACGCCGTGCTCGTGGGCACGCCCGATCATTGGCACGCGCTGCCGACGATCTTGGCCTGTGCGGCGGGCAAGGATGTCTATTGCGAAAAGCCGCTCTCGCTGACCGTTTACGAAGGCCGCAAGATGGTCGAGGCGGCGCGCAAATACAACCGCGTCGTGCAGACCGGCACGCAACAACGCTCCTGGCCGCATTACCAGGAGGCCGTCAAACTGATCAAAGAAGGCGGCATCGGCGCGGTGCACAAGATCAGCGCCGGGTACACGCGCAACGCCATGCCCGGCTTCAAGCCTGAAGAAATCCTGGGGCCGAGCAAAGAATGTCCGAAGACGCTGAACTGGGATATGTGGCTGGGGCCTGCGCCCTACGCCGCCTACGACCCGTTTCGTTGTCACTATCATTTCCGCTGGTTCTGGGATTACAGCGGCGGGCAAATGACCAACTGGGGCGCGCACAATCTGGACATCGCGCGCTGGGTGCTCGGCGCCGAAGGGCCGACGGCAGTGACGGCCTTTGGCGGGCGGTATGAAATCAAAGACGGCGGCCAGACACCCGATGTGCAAGAGGTGTTGTACAACTTCCCGACCGCCGTGGTTTCGTGGTCGGGGCGCGAGGTCAACCGCTTACGCGACGAATACCTGGTCTTTCACGGCACCAAGGCCAGCCTGAGCATCATGCGCAACGGCTATCAAATCCTGCCCGAAACCTGGCGCAAGCACGAACAGCCGGAAGTGCCCGCAAAGGATGTCAAAGCGGTGGTGAAGGACGCCACGAACCTGCACGTGCGCAACTTCCTGGATTGCGTCAAAAGCCGCCAGCGGCCCGTAGCCGATGTCGAAGAAGGACACCGCACCGCGACGCTGTGCCACCTGGGCAATATCGCCACGCGGCTGGGGCGTTCGTTGCAATGGGACGCCGCCACAGAGCAATTCGTCGGCGATAAAGAAGCGAATGGAATGCTGGCGCGGCCCTATCGCCAGCCGTGGAAGCTGGAGCAGGTGTAA